In the bacterium SCSIO 12741 genome, ACGCAGATTCAGGTAGCTGGCAGAAAACCGATTCTCTCTTCCAAAACCCTTCGGTACTACGAACAACTGCTAACGGACAAGCGATTTAGAAGGGTGCACCGCTCGTTCATTATCAACTACCGCTACGTTCGGGAATTTGTCCATCAAGATCACCTCATTGTGATGGAAAATGGTGAGGAAGTGTACATCAGCCCCAACCAACGCAAGGATTTCCTGGATGAAATAAGTCTTTAAATCCTTGATTTAAGAGAGATTGATCACCTCATTATCGGCAATGGCATAAAACCGATCTCCTTTCTTGGGCTTAAGCGTATAGGTACCGGTGAAGGTTCCAAAGGCGGGTAATATGCCATGGTCGCGCCCAAAAAAGAAACATGGCAGTCGCAAACTCTGTCGTCCAGCTCCCTTGAGACGAACCGCCGGATGAATGTGCCCAGCCAGATTGTACCCTTCTCCACCAGGTTCGGGTTCATGGGTAAAATGAAAGGGACCTCGTTTCATCGATTCGTGCAACACGAGGCCAGAACGGTGGTAAATCTCTTCTGGAAAGATATCATGGTTACCCAGTACCAAATGAAAGGTGATATGCGGGAAATGGGCCATTATATGCTCAAAATCCTTCCATTCGTTGTTGAAATCGGAATGAAACAGATCGCCCATAAAGATGACTTCTTCCAAATCGGGCAAATGGAGTACGCGAAACAGGCGTTGCCAATTTTGATATTTCACTCCCTTGGGCACTTGAATACCCGCCCGGTTAAAATGCTCGGCCTTCCCAAAATGTGGATCGGCAATTAACAGGGCTTTCTGATCGGGCCAAAAAACAGCCTTATCCGGCAACAGGTCGAGGGACTCTCCAGCCACTTCGGCACGCAAGTACATTAGCGGTCGTCTTCTTTTTCCTGATCGTATTTTTTAAAGAAGTCAAAAGAAAGCTTTTCGGCTTCGGTTCTGTATTCATGCCAGGCTCCACTTTCTAAGGCTATAATACGCTTGTTGATTCCCTGGAAGGTTTCGCTCATATCATTCCAGGCCAAGCGGAAAGAATTGTTCTGAGTCACATTTTCTGAATACAAGTAGCTATACACCTGCCCAGCCTTGGCAGAAAGGTTAATCGTTACGTGATCGTATCCGGTAAATCCTTCTTTCAGGAAAATCTCATCCAAAATTTGATTCACACTGTCTTTGACCGCTTTGCCCTGCTTTCTGAAGTCCTTGGCTGTAGAATCTGGCAAATAGGCCGCTACACGGTTCATTTCATCCACGGTAGACAACATTTGTTTCAACTCCTCTACCCGTCCAATGATGTACTTAAGCTCGGCTTCCACATCCTTGTGCAAACGGTAACGTGCTTTCGCCTCTTCCTGGTTGTAACCCAATTTGGGATGTTCTAAAACGGTGAGTTCACAAGAGTCTTTGAATTTGCCGTAGGACAAAACGATCTTGTAGTCCCCAGGTAATACCCCAACTCCGGCGGGTAAATCATCATTCTTCTTCTTTTGACGCTTTCTTACCAATCCCCTGGTACCATCTTCACGCATATTCCAATACACCCGGCTAAACAAAGAGTCGGCCTTGAATGAAGTGGTCCGGATGGTATCTCCAGCCTCGTTCATCACCCACATTTTTACTTTCTTACCTTTCTTTCCGGGCGTTGCTTTGGTTTTATCCTTGCCTTTTTCAGCCTTCTTAGCCGGCTCAAACAAACTGGGGTTAATCCAAAGAGATATCATAGCACCACTTGAGCGATTCTGTCCCACAAAATCTCCTTGTCCAACAAAGCGCACACCACGAGCAGGCTTATGTGGAGCTCGGTAAGCGACAGGCGGATCAAACACCACCAGGGTATCTTCAAAGGTTTTACCCTGATCCTTTACCAATCGACGAAGCGGACGAATATCATCCAATACGAAGGCTGATCGACCAAAGGTTCCAATGATCAGGTCATGTTCCCTGGGTTGAATAGCCAGGTCACTAACGGCTACAGCTGGAAAGTCGTTGTGTCTCCAGTGGTTCCAGTTCTGTCCTTTATCCAGGGAATAATACAAGCCATATTCGGTTCCCAGAAATAACAAATTCTCTTCTACCGGATCCTGAATAACGCTCCAAACGTGGCCCTTGATGTTTTCAGGACTTGCCAATCGCTTCCAGCTTTTCCCATAATCGATGGTGTGATACAGGTAAGGATCCCAATTATTTCTACGGTAGTCGTTAACCACCACAAAGGCCTCACCGGCATGGTAAGATGATGCGCGAATTTGAGGAATCCATGAACCTGCTGGACATCCGGGTAACTTGGAGGCCAGATTGGTCCAGTTTTTACCGCGATCTTGAGTCAATTGCAAATTTCCATCATCGGTTCCCACCCAGATCACCTGGCTGTCTAACGGGCTGGGTGCAATGGCTAAAAGGGTTGTATAGTTCTCTGCCCGGGTGGCGTCAATCGTGAGTCCGCCACTGAGGGCTTGCTTTTGTCGTGCGGTGTCGTTGGTTGTCAAATCGGGGGAAAGCACTTCCCAGCTATCGCCACAATTGGAGCTGTAATGAACAAACTGACTACCGAAATAAATACCGCAATCATGAAACGGATCCTGAGCCAAAGCCGCATTCCAGTTGTAGCGCAATGGTGTTTTATCCGGGTGCATAGGCTGAATAAAGCTCTTACGTCCCGTTTCCCGATCATAGCGACTGATGTGCCCTCCTTGGTACATAGCATACCCGTAGCGTGAGTTTTTAGGATAAGGCACCACGTCGAAGCCATCTCCAAACATCACTTCCTGCCAGTGGTGGTTTCTCATTCCACCGTGTTCGTATACATATCCCGGGCCTACCCAACTACCATTGTCCTGCATACCGCCATAAATGTTGTAGGGGTGGTCGTTATCTACATTGATGTGGTAGAATTGAGCCAAGGGCAGATTGGTGATAAAGCGCCAATTGGCACCGCCGTCTCTTGAAATATTGAGTCCTCCATCATTACCTTCAATGATGTAATCGGAGTTGTCTGGATCAATCCAAAAAGCGTGATGATCGGGGTGCGCCTTGTAATAAGAAATCAGGCTATTAAAGGTTTTCCCACCATCCTGACTTACTGAAACAGTTGAAAACAAGTTAAATACGCGGTTTTCGTTGTTTGGATCTACGTAAATGTCGGCGTAATAAAATGGGCGATTTCCAATGTTCTTATCAGCTCGCATGGTCCAGTTTTCTCCTCCGTCGGTACTGCGGTACAGCGCTGTTTTCTTGCTTTCAATCAAGGCATAAACCACGGATGGCTTATTGGCAGCAATGGCCAATCCCATGCGGCCTAAGGGTCCATCGGGCAACCCTTCTTTCTTGCCCAGTTTTTTCCAAGTAGTTCCGCCATCGTAGGTAACATACAAACCTGAGCTCTCTCCACCGGACTCAAAGAACCAAGGCTGGCGGTGATAATGCCACATAGCGGCAAAAAGCTTGTTGGGGTTTGTAGGATCCATGATCAAGTCTGCACAACCCGTCGTATCGTCAATGAATAGGATTTTGTTCCAGGTTTTTCCACCATCAGTCGTTTTGAACACTCCCCTTTCTGGGTTTGGTCCCCATGCCGATCCGGTGGCAGCTACGTATAGGGTTTGAGAGTTTTGTGGATCCGGAATGATTCGGTGAATGGTTTTGGTGTTTTCCAATCCCATTCGAGTCCAGTTTTTACCTCCGTCAAGGCTTTTAAATATTCCTGCACCACTGCTCTGGCTGTTTCGCGGATTTCCTTCACCCGATCCTGCCCACAATACAGTGGGATTACTGGGATCGAATGCTACTGCTCCTATGGATTGTACCGGAGCCTTATCAAACAAGGGTTGCCAGGTAATTCCACCACTAACCGATTGCCAAACACCACCCGAAGCGGTTCCCACCAAGATGTGATCTTTATGCTCTGGATGAACATCAATACTGGTTACCCGCCCGCTCATTCCTGCTGGACCTATGGCCCTAACATAATAACCTTTAAGCTTTTCATCATCAATAGATTGAGTATATGAACTTAAAGTAAAAAATAAAGCTATTAAAGCGAATAAAGAGTACCTAATCATGTTATTTGGTTTGTGCAAAGACCGACGAAGATAAGCCAGCTTTTGGGAAGAAGAAAACCGTTGATGTAAGAACCTAAAACTTCACGAAAGAAGTTCCTGTTCAATCTCACTCCAAGGCTTTAAACCAAATACATTTCGGTCGTCAATAAAAAGATCGGCTTCGATTAATCTGGACATTCCAGGCTTCCAGGATTCTCCCGGTTTGGAGGCATTAACCGCATAAAAATCTACCCCATTTTGTCGGCAGTATTCCACGGCATCTTCCAGGGTATCCCCATAACGGTAGGTCCAAAGAATGAGCTTATGCCCCGCTTGTTGCAGCTTTTTCATCACCTCGATGGCATCGGGTATAGGTTTCCCAATTTTAGGATACTGGTGCTCCACAATGGTGCCATCAAAGTCTACCGCAATAATCATTTGCCCATTAAGTTTTTTACCAGACCCCAAAAACCTGAACTCTGGGGTTTGGCATCCTCATTACCATAAATGCCATTGGGATCTTCCATCCGTTTGATTTCTTGCCAAACTTCGCCCCACCCGGGCAATCCGCCCACATTTTTTTGGCTGATGAACAGTTCGCAATTAAGCTTTCGGCTACCATCGTCTTCGTTGAAGTCTTCACCCGGATAACTGTGGTTAACCGAATAAAATTCAATGCCATTTTCGCGGCAAAATTCTACCGCATCTTCGAGTAGCTGCCCTTCCCTACGGGTCCACAAGATCAATTGATGCCTCGCCTTAATCATTTCATTAAGGGTTTCAAAGGCAAAAATCTTGGGCTCCCCTATTTCAGGGTACCTGTCTTCTACAATGGTTCCGTCAAAGTCGATGGCAATAACCAAACGCCTAATGATTTTGGGTCAATAATTATCTCATAAATTCCGCAGAATTCACCTCAAGATTATCGCTTAAGTCATAGCAATAAGGTGTTCCAGTCGGAATTTCTTTTTGAAGAATCTCTTCAGGACTCATGTTTTCCAAGTGCATAACAAGAGCACGTAGGCTATTTCCATGAGCCACTACCAGGATATCCTTTCCTTCTTTGAGAAGAGGTTCAATTTCAGCTTCGTAATAAGGGATCACCCGATCTTTGGTGTCTTTCAGGCTTTCTCCTCCAGGAGGGGCAATATCGTAGCTTCGTCTCCAAATGTGTACTTGCTCCTCTCCGTATTCTTCACGCATAGCGTTCTTGTCTTTTCCTTGCAAGTCACCATACATTCTTTCGTTGAGCGCCTGGTCTTTAATCACAGGAATCGTTCCGTTACCATTTTTACTCAGAATGATATCCAGGGTACGGTTCGCTCTTTTCAGTACTGAGCTAAACGCTCTGTCAAAGGAATAATCAGCCAGTTTTTCACCAGCATTGGCAGCCTCATTCTCTCCTTTTTCGGTCAAATCCACATCTACCCATCCGGTAAACTTGTTTTGCAAATTCCATTCCGATTGACCGTGTCGCACTATTACTAATTGGGGCATAAATTGATTTTGATTTTCCGCCGGCTAAATTAGTGTATTCCCCCTAAAAATAGGACCTAAGTCAAGGGAATAAGAAGCGATTTTTGAACAAATTTTACCGAATCTTTGAGTCATAGATCGGGTCCTTAAAAAATGTAAAGCTAAACTTTGGAGCTTATTGGCTTGTTTTATATTTGATCCCTCAATTTTATGTGGAACACTAAACATTATTAATTATGGCTTTTGAATTACCAAATCTGCGCTACGCTTACGACGCGCTAGAACCTTATATTGATGCTCAAACCATGGAGATTCATCACTCCAAGCACCACGCTGGATATACCAGCAA is a window encoding:
- a CDS encoding hydrolase, whose product is MVIAIDFDGTIVEDRYPEIGEPKIFAFETLNEMIKARHQLILWTRREGQLLEDAVEFCRENGIEFYSVNHSYPGEDFNEDDGSRKLNCELFISQKNVGGLPGWGEVWQEIKRMEDPNGIYGNEDAKPQSSGFWGLVKNLMGK
- a CDS encoding 2,3-diphosphoglycerate-dependent phosphoglycerate mutase; translation: MPQLVIVRHGQSEWNLQNKFTGWVDVDLTEKGENEAANAGEKLADYSFDRAFSSVLKRANRTLDIILSKNGNGTIPVIKDQALNERMYGDLQGKDKNAMREEYGEEQVHIWRRSYDIAPPGGESLKDTKDRVIPYYEAEIEPLLKEGKDILVVAHGNSLRALVMHLENMSPEEILQKEIPTGTPYCYDLSDNLEVNSAEFMR
- the pdeM gene encoding ligase-associated DNA damage response endonuclease PdeM, giving the protein MYLRAEVAGESLDLLPDKAVFWPDQKALLIADPHFGKAEHFNRAGIQVPKGVKYQNWQRLFRVLHLPDLEEVIFMGDLFHSDFNNEWKDFEHIMAHFPHITFHLVLGNHDIFPEEIYHRSGLVLHESMKRGPFHFTHEPEPGGEGYNLAGHIHPAVRLKGAGRQSLRLPCFFFGRDHGILPAFGTFTGTYTLKPKKGDRFYAIADNEVINLS
- a CDS encoding hydrolase produces the protein MIIAVDFDGTIVEHQYPKIGKPIPDAIEVMKKLQQAGHKLILWTYRYGDTLEDAVEYCRQNGVDFYAVNASKPGESWKPGMSRLIEADLFIDDRNVFGLKPWSEIEQELLS